The following proteins come from a genomic window of Gimesia chilikensis:
- a CDS encoding 3-hydroxyacyl-ACP dehydratase FabZ family protein produces MPPKLLYEGIDFDFENPIFGIEDIREINPQRFEMEQLTGIVHVDNEKHGIVGFKDVTEDEFWVRGHMPDFPLMPGVILCECSAQLAGFYARKFKLLGGDFLGFGGMNDVRFRSPVFPNQRLVIMAQLARIRAGKRAEFNFQGLVNNSMVFSGQMIGVPIDKNQEVPS; encoded by the coding sequence ATGCCTCCCAAATTGCTTTATGAAGGAATTGACTTCGATTTTGAAAACCCGATTTTTGGAATCGAAGACATCAGAGAAATCAATCCTCAGCGATTTGAAATGGAGCAGCTGACGGGGATTGTCCATGTAGATAATGAAAAGCATGGCATCGTCGGCTTCAAAGATGTCACCGAAGACGAATTCTGGGTTCGTGGCCACATGCCCGACTTCCCCCTGATGCCCGGCGTCATCCTCTGTGAATGTTCCGCTCAACTGGCCGGCTTCTATGCCCGCAAGTTCAAACTGCTGGGAGGCGACTTCCTCGGCTTCGGCGGAATGAACGATGTTCGCTTCCGCAGCCCCGTTTTCCCCAATCAGCGACTGGTGATTATGGCTCAGCTGGCCCGCATCCGTGCCGGCAAACGGGCAGAATTCAACTTCCAGGGACTCGTCAACAACAGCATGGTCTTCAGTGGCCAGATGATCGGCGTCCCCATCGACAAAAATCAGGAAGTCCCCAGCTAA
- a CDS encoding HAD family hydrolase: MPQTLQEYADWLSNRDDLIWPTAPALETPKATPFLKPLKRISAITFSIYGTLLHITDGELLFDHQQQLRMQIALDKTIKEFNMWNSMSRKPGAPWEYMLSQYRSLLEDQQLGGKVAKGEKPEINSADLWKLLIERLQKNEYTFDESFYGNLDDFSLKVAYFFHSSLQGIAPMPNALESLCQLSQYGKKVALFADAQPFTLVQLLRSLGTQGTLPPLSELFTQECFCFSYRKTVRKPSASLYETLLERFDQQGIPPEEILHVGSRIPDDLAIARSFGMKTALFAGDSLSIHASKAEVRSPDTKPDRLITNLSQIAEILD, encoded by the coding sequence ATGCCGCAGACTCTTCAAGAATACGCTGACTGGTTATCCAACCGGGATGATCTGATCTGGCCCACGGCTCCCGCGCTGGAAACCCCCAAGGCGACGCCCTTTCTAAAACCGCTGAAACGCATCTCCGCGATCACCTTCAGTATCTATGGCACCCTGCTGCACATCACCGACGGCGAACTTCTGTTCGACCATCAACAACAGCTCCGCATGCAGATCGCCCTCGATAAGACAATCAAAGAGTTCAATATGTGGAACAGCATGTCCCGCAAACCGGGGGCCCCCTGGGAATACATGCTCTCCCAATACCGCTCGCTGCTCGAAGACCAGCAACTCGGCGGAAAGGTCGCCAAAGGGGAAAAGCCGGAAATCAACTCCGCCGACCTCTGGAAACTGCTCATCGAACGCCTGCAGAAAAACGAATACACGTTCGACGAATCCTTTTACGGGAACCTCGACGACTTCAGTCTGAAGGTCGCCTACTTCTTCCACTCCAGCCTGCAGGGAATCGCTCCCATGCCCAATGCCCTGGAGTCACTCTGCCAGCTCAGTCAGTACGGCAAGAAAGTCGCTTTGTTTGCGGATGCCCAGCCGTTCACTCTGGTGCAACTCCTGCGGTCATTAGGCACTCAGGGAACACTTCCGCCCCTGTCCGAGCTGTTCACGCAGGAATGTTTCTGTTTCTCTTATCGCAAAACAGTCCGAAAACCCTCGGCCAGTCTGTACGAGACACTCCTTGAACGCTTCGATCAGCAGGGCATCCCCCCTGAGGAAATTCTGCACGTCGGCTCCCGCATCCCCGATGACCTGGCGATCGCCCGGAGTTTCGGGATGAAAACCGCCCTGTTTGCCGGCGATTCACTCAGCATTCACGCCAGCAAAGCAGAAGTCAGAAGCCCTGATACCAAACCTGACAGGTTGATCACCAATTTGAGCCAAATAGCTGAAATCCTCGATTAA
- a CDS encoding helix-turn-helix domain-containing protein, with amino-acid sequence MKTIFTTGQVAKICKVAPRTVSKWFDSGRLRGYRIPGSQDRRIPREHLIRFLKEHGMPLGELEDEAMGKLLLVGADTQVRASLDDLMATEDFKIEYAVSGFEAGIQAESLHPDCVIVDFAMGRNEALMIAQNLRRNKDYTDSVLIALLSDEDNASGFDRTLFNETFRKPFDAALLAERIRTLVGRKKQIA; translated from the coding sequence ATGAAAACGATCTTCACTACTGGCCAAGTAGCAAAGATCTGTAAGGTTGCACCCCGCACGGTTAGTAAGTGGTTCGACTCTGGACGCCTGAGAGGCTACCGGATCCCCGGTTCTCAGGACCGCCGAATCCCACGTGAGCACCTTATTCGATTTCTTAAAGAACACGGCATGCCATTAGGCGAACTGGAAGACGAAGCGATGGGCAAACTGCTGCTCGTCGGTGCCGATACCCAGGTTCGAGCCAGCCTTGACGATCTGATGGCAACAGAAGACTTCAAAATTGAATACGCCGTGAGCGGTTTTGAAGCCGGTATCCAGGCAGAATCACTGCACCCCGACTGCGTAATCGTTGATTTCGCCATGGGTCGCAACGAAGCTCTGATGATCGCACAAAACCTGCGACGCAACAAAGACTACACCGACTCTGTTCTGATTGCCCTGCTGAGCGATGAAGACAACGCCAGCGGTTTCGACAGAACACTGTTTAACGAAACTTTCCGGAAACCATTTGACGCTGCATTGCTGGCCGAACGGATTCGGACCCTGGTTGGACGTAAAAAGCAGATCGCCTAA
- a CDS encoding ArnT family glycosyltransferase: protein MNQSTTQAPLSTREKLKPAAWYALLACLAFLLVAARLDCAQDLSLTGPGPGMTVDEPFNVGQGVFLVRAIRVYGLGIIAPESLREIFEHENYLPDHPPLGRLLIGIAHETVAGLAGEGERPFVVTYGRYASALCFACLVFVVGWFTSQRSGHFAGVVAAVALIALPRVFGHAHLAALETVTALFYVTAVLAVIRFWDTTEPPTAKRACLTGILLGLALLTKIQAVLIPIPVIIWALWKWRLKAIKPLLCWGGVGVLVFFAGWPWLWFDPVGHLSEYLGRTTGRAAIYIDYFGTKYADRDVPWHYPWVMLLVTIPLGLLVLALIGGWKTGRRSEAEREQRSSGGVLLIGSLLWPLMLFSWPGITVYDGVRLFLMVFPMAAILIGVGAAQSCEWLQQQFSMRVARTAVGLLILTQAYAAFAFSPCWLSYYSLLTGGLQGANALGMEVTYWGDSITADMLHDVVERVPENSYLQLAPILHPAYIQMLQETPEVKRKGIKLIPFDSERQGVSEYVLYFQRKPYLPEELQPRESAAWQTEIAVVRKQVPLARLVRLNPPR from the coding sequence ATGAATCAATCCACAACACAAGCGCCGCTGAGCACCCGCGAGAAACTGAAGCCCGCCGCCTGGTATGCGCTGCTGGCCTGCCTGGCATTTCTGCTGGTGGCGGCCCGCCTGGACTGTGCCCAGGATCTGTCGCTCACCGGTCCGGGCCCCGGGATGACGGTCGACGAACCGTTCAACGTGGGGCAGGGTGTGTTCCTGGTGCGTGCGATTCGCGTCTATGGGCTGGGTATCATCGCCCCGGAGAGCCTGCGGGAGATCTTCGAACATGAGAACTATCTGCCCGATCATCCGCCGCTGGGACGTCTGTTGATTGGCATCGCCCATGAAACGGTGGCGGGGCTGGCGGGAGAGGGAGAGCGACCGTTCGTGGTGACCTATGGTCGCTACGCGTCGGCACTCTGTTTCGCCTGCCTGGTGTTCGTGGTGGGCTGGTTTACCTCTCAGCGGTCCGGTCATTTCGCGGGCGTAGTGGCTGCTGTCGCGCTGATCGCGCTGCCCCGGGTGTTCGGACATGCGCATCTGGCGGCACTGGAGACGGTGACGGCGCTGTTCTATGTGACCGCGGTGCTCGCGGTGATCCGGTTCTGGGATACTACGGAACCGCCGACCGCGAAGCGGGCCTGCCTGACCGGTATTCTGCTCGGACTGGCGCTGCTGACCAAGATTCAGGCGGTACTGATTCCGATTCCCGTGATCATCTGGGCGCTGTGGAAGTGGCGTCTCAAGGCGATCAAGCCGCTCCTCTGCTGGGGAGGTGTGGGTGTGCTCGTCTTCTTTGCGGGCTGGCCATGGCTCTGGTTTGATCCGGTCGGGCACCTCAGTGAATACCTGGGACGAACCACGGGCCGGGCTGCCATCTATATCGATTACTTTGGAACGAAATACGCCGACCGCGATGTTCCCTGGCATTACCCCTGGGTGATGCTGCTGGTGACGATCCCACTGGGTTTGCTGGTACTGGCGTTGATTGGTGGCTGGAAGACGGGCCGCCGTTCAGAGGCAGAGCGTGAGCAGCGATCCAGCGGTGGAGTGCTGCTGATCGGTTCGCTGCTCTGGCCACTCATGCTGTTTTCCTGGCCCGGGATTACGGTCTACGACGGCGTGCGGTTATTTCTGATGGTCTTTCCCATGGCGGCGATTCTGATCGGTGTGGGGGCAGCACAGAGCTGTGAGTGGCTGCAGCAGCAATTTTCCATGCGAGTAGCCCGCACTGCGGTGGGACTGCTGATCCTGACGCAGGCGTATGCTGCATTCGCTTTCAGTCCCTGCTGGCTGAGTTATTACAGCCTGCTGACAGGGGGACTGCAGGGAGCGAACGCACTGGGGATGGAAGTCACCTACTGGGGCGATTCCATCACCGCGGACATGCTGCACGATGTGGTGGAGCGGGTGCCCGAGAATTCGTATCTCCAGCTGGCACCGATCCTGCATCCGGCTTACATACAGATGCTACAGGAGACGCCGGAAGTGAAACGGAAGGGGATCAAGCTGATCCCCTTCGATTCCGAACGTCAGGGCGTTTCTGAATATGTGTTGTACTTCCAGCGGAAGCCTTACCTGCCGGAAGAACTGCAGCCACGTGAGTCCGCTGCGTGGCAGACCGAGATTGCCGTCGTGCGGAAGCAGGTGCCTTTAGCACGGCTGGTGCGACTCAATCCGCCCCGCTGA
- a CDS encoding SMP-30/gluconolactonase/LRE family protein, producing MIHWQHVLVLGIVISGLTGSRVSAETAAPSGDASIVSPDAKVETLWVDKGFTEGACVDVDGLIYFSDINFAGGKGKIMTFDPTTGKTSVFSADSGQSNGLMIDQKGRLLAACGANNGKQCLARISKTGKPVCLVDKFEGKKFNAPNDLVIHPKGWVYFTDPRYVGFEPLELDHMSVFRYDPKKKTVQRATTDITKPNGVVVSPDGKTLYVAETNNGLSGLEKVPPKNPKKRMTLNAFPIKADGSLGKKKVLADFGSKETGIDGMTVDQKGNVYAAFRAESRYGIVVFSPEGKELAYIPTPEMPTNCTFGIGKDASTLYITAGSGLYRIPCKIPGFHPSLPLDQ from the coding sequence ATGATCCACTGGCAACACGTTCTTGTACTGGGAATCGTCATCTCCGGACTGACCGGCTCCCGGGTCTCTGCTGAAACCGCCGCCCCCAGCGGCGACGCGTCGATCGTCTCCCCGGATGCCAAAGTCGAAACCCTCTGGGTCGACAAAGGCTTCACCGAAGGAGCCTGCGTCGATGTTGACGGGCTGATCTACTTCAGCGATATCAACTTCGCCGGCGGTAAAGGCAAAATCATGACCTTCGATCCCACAACCGGTAAGACCAGCGTCTTCAGTGCGGACAGTGGTCAGAGCAACGGACTCATGATCGACCAGAAGGGACGACTGCTCGCAGCCTGTGGTGCCAACAACGGCAAACAGTGCCTGGCGCGGATCTCCAAAACAGGCAAACCCGTTTGCCTGGTCGACAAATTCGAAGGCAAGAAATTCAACGCACCGAACGACCTGGTAATCCACCCCAAAGGCTGGGTCTATTTCACCGATCCCCGTTACGTCGGATTCGAACCACTCGAACTCGATCACATGAGCGTCTTCCGCTATGACCCGAAAAAGAAAACCGTCCAGCGGGCCACGACCGACATTACCAAACCCAACGGCGTCGTCGTCTCCCCGGATGGCAAAACCCTCTACGTCGCAGAAACCAACAACGGTCTCTCTGGACTCGAGAAAGTTCCTCCGAAAAACCCCAAAAAACGGATGACCCTCAACGCCTTCCCGATCAAGGCCGATGGTTCTCTGGGTAAGAAAAAAGTCCTGGCCGACTTCGGTTCGAAAGAGACCGGCATTGACGGCATGACCGTCGATCAGAAAGGAAACGTCTACGCCGCCTTTCGCGCCGAGAGCCGGTATGGCATCGTGGTCTTCTCTCCTGAAGGCAAAGAACTGGCCTACATCCCCACGCCGGAAATGCCTACCAACTGCACGTTCGGCATCGGCAAGGATGCATCGACGCTCTACATCACCGCAGGCAGCGGTTTGTATCGCATCCCCTGCAAGATCCCGGGTTTCCACCCTTCACTGCCCCTGGATCAATAA
- a CDS encoding MIP/aquaporin family protein yields MQKYFAEIFGTFILLFCGAGAIVTNQVSEGTVTHVGIALVFGLVVTAIIYAIGEISGAHINPAVTIAFWVGKRFPGNQVLPYIICQVIGALAACLLLKITFPGLTNYGMTLPAGTEIQSLILEAVLTWILMFVVLCVSTGAKETGILAGVAIGAVIALEAMFAGPICGASMNPARSLAPALVSGHLESLWLYLIGPTAGAVLAVPSLWLVRNNSQAPVTQTAEEPAS; encoded by the coding sequence ATGCAAAAATACTTCGCGGAGATCTTCGGTACCTTCATTCTGCTGTTCTGCGGCGCAGGCGCCATTGTCACTAACCAGGTTTCCGAGGGAACCGTGACGCACGTCGGCATCGCCCTGGTCTTCGGCCTGGTTGTCACCGCGATTATTTACGCCATCGGCGAAATCTCCGGCGCACATATAAACCCCGCTGTCACGATCGCCTTCTGGGTCGGCAAACGCTTCCCGGGCAACCAGGTGCTCCCCTATATCATCTGCCAGGTCATCGGCGCCCTCGCCGCCTGCCTGCTGTTGAAAATCACGTTCCCGGGCCTGACCAACTACGGCATGACCCTGCCTGCAGGCACGGAGATCCAGTCGCTGATACTGGAAGCGGTCCTCACCTGGATCCTGATGTTCGTCGTCTTATGCGTGAGTACCGGCGCGAAAGAGACCGGCATCCTCGCCGGTGTCGCGATTGGCGCCGTGATCGCATTGGAAGCCATGTTCGCCGGCCCGATCTGCGGCGCCTCGATGAACCCGGCCCGTTCCCTGGCCCCGGCCCTGGTCAGCGGCCATCTGGAATCACTCTGGCTCTATCTCATCGGCCCGACCGCCGGTGCCGTCCTCGCGGTGCCTTCGCTCTGGCTCGTACGCAATAATTCACAAGCCCCCGTAACACAAACCGCCGAGGAACCCGCGTCTTAA
- a CDS encoding phytanoyl-CoA dioxygenase family protein translates to MADSKDFKAVPLEEELSQLERDLKFYPSTTADPQLLTVAQIEDFNRDGFLRGIRIFDDQEVIANREYFDRLLEQVIAAGGNSYSISTAHMKYGTVYDLLTHPRIVAHVKDLLGDNVIAWGSHFFCKMPHDGKAVSWHQDASYWPLSPSKAVTVWLAIDDADPENANMRFIAGSHHYGHMTYRPSGSHEDNVLNQTIDNPEQYGAPVDDTLKAGEISIHSDLLLHGSEANQSDRRRCGLTLRYCAADVRAGMDWNAKGVIVAGSDPSGHWLNPPRPKND, encoded by the coding sequence ATGGCTGACTCCAAAGACTTCAAGGCAGTCCCCCTCGAAGAAGAACTGTCTCAACTTGAGCGCGATCTCAAGTTTTATCCTTCCACCACTGCTGATCCGCAACTGCTGACGGTTGCACAGATCGAAGACTTCAACCGTGACGGCTTCCTCCGTGGCATTCGCATCTTTGACGACCAGGAAGTCATCGCCAACCGCGAATACTTTGATCGACTGCTGGAGCAGGTCATCGCCGCGGGTGGGAACAGCTACTCGATAAGCACCGCCCACATGAAGTACGGCACAGTCTACGATCTGCTCACCCATCCCAGGATCGTCGCCCATGTCAAAGACCTGCTCGGCGATAACGTGATTGCCTGGGGATCGCATTTCTTCTGCAAAATGCCCCATGACGGGAAGGCCGTCTCCTGGCATCAGGACGCCAGTTACTGGCCGCTGTCCCCCTCTAAGGCGGTCACGGTCTGGCTGGCCATCGATGACGCCGACCCGGAAAACGCCAACATGCGGTTCATCGCCGGCAGTCATCACTACGGACACATGACCTACCGCCCCAGCGGTTCCCATGAAGACAACGTACTCAATCAGACCATCGACAATCCCGAACAGTACGGCGCTCCCGTTGACGATACATTGAAAGCCGGCGAGATTTCGATTCACTCCGACCTGCTCCTGCACGGTTCCGAAGCCAACCAGTCCGACCGCCGCCGCTGTGGACTTACTCTCCGCTATTGTGCCGCAGACGTCCGCGCCGGGATGGACTGGAACGCCAAAGGTGTCATTGTCGCCGGCTCCGATCCTTCCGGACACTGGCTCAATCCACCTCGACCGAAAAACGATTAA
- a CDS encoding MotA/TolQ/ExbB proton channel family protein: MIKLFHSPQEFSTPDLAVQSPSRRLVSLVVTLLVTLVLFSPFASAQERLPKVVEQRGDQLVEAADPDGPLPESVAAVKQRQVIPSTPEDIIEEMGYFLLPFVIASIISMWFIIERLVILRSGRVIPRHFVSRFLKLLRDGKLNARSALKLCEENPSPIASVFAHGVRKWGKPSVEVEQAIIDGGERQLSQLRKHLRVINGVATVAPLMGLLGTVIGMIQAFNEIANSSAMGKAEELAVGIAMALLTTAFGLGIAIPSLIMYMYLAGRVDGLVMEMDQNAQDLVHLISAEGLAASAASRKATTTTTTTAKTKTDKAASKS; encoded by the coding sequence ATGATCAAACTCTTCCACAGTCCACAGGAATTCTCTACTCCCGATCTCGCGGTCCAGAGTCCCTCTCGACGACTGGTCAGTCTGGTCGTGACACTCCTGGTGACGCTGGTCCTCTTCTCCCCGTTCGCCTCGGCCCAGGAGCGACTGCCCAAAGTCGTCGAACAGCGGGGAGATCAACTCGTGGAAGCAGCGGATCCCGACGGTCCCCTGCCCGAATCGGTGGCCGCCGTCAAACAACGGCAGGTGATCCCTTCCACGCCGGAAGACATCATCGAAGAGATGGGCTACTTCCTGCTCCCCTTCGTGATCGCCTCCATCATCTCCATGTGGTTCATCATCGAACGCCTGGTGATTCTCCGCTCTGGTCGCGTCATTCCCCGGCATTTTGTCAGCCGCTTTCTCAAGCTGCTGCGGGACGGCAAGCTCAACGCACGCTCCGCCCTCAAACTGTGTGAGGAAAACCCGAGCCCGATCGCTTCGGTCTTCGCGCACGGCGTTCGAAAATGGGGCAAGCCCAGTGTCGAAGTCGAACAGGCCATTATCGATGGCGGCGAACGTCAGCTCTCACAACTTCGTAAACACCTCCGCGTGATCAACGGCGTCGCTACGGTCGCCCCCCTGATGGGTCTGCTGGGAACCGTGATCGGTATGATCCAGGCCTTCAACGAAATCGCCAACAGCAGTGCGATGGGCAAAGCGGAAGAACTGGCCGTTGGCATCGCGATGGCCCTGCTCACTACCGCCTTCGGTCTGGGCATCGCCATCCCCTCGCTGATCATGTACATGTACCTGGCCGGCCGCGTGGATGGACTCGTGATGGAGATGGACCAGAATGCCCAGGACCTCGTGCACCTGATCTCCGCCGAGGGGCTCGCCGCCAGTGCCGCCAGCCGCAAAGCGACCACAACCACCACCACGACGGCCAAAACCAAAACGGATAAAGCAGCCAGCAAGTCGTAG
- a CDS encoding tetratricopeptide repeat protein, whose amino-acid sequence MMNQRFRLPSFDAFSLRRFALILLCLCLLPTTLVRADKASDEFQLAIGLYKQNRWELATETFQKYLKEYPNHENVPLAKFYLGLTLVNQQKYKAARDILREFVKQYPQNKNLPDALYRVAECSYLLDDLKAAESEFTDFLKRYPNHALEEWAYAYFGDALLRQGKADLAIKSFQRSLDRHPEGAMSQDAQFGLASAYLQNKQPEEAEKRFLQIASQKTHSRASDAQMALATSLFDRGQFQQAADAFLALPTKFPESPLGITARLNAGYAFYDLKQYDKAVEQFDIVAKDPAQAANALYWKGVSLKAAGQLSEAITALEQAQKAKPSSAQQPLINYQLADALLRSGKQAQAKTLFLELVKQSPQSELADDSLHFAIEAALLSDQLEEAAQLAARFEKEYPQSGLRLHQELLKGRISDAQGKPEDLQAAVKHFQNVLDQSKLENTQLLARLYLARTYQKLKEYQKSIDVLKPYLDDTNTDKTTSEYADALILQSNNFNSLQKFPEAESLAKTYLKQFPNEPRYDQILANLIILTSKNNKPAEVDQYLAELEKRKPNLDLLIQTYRQLAERNYENQQWSRAKKFFAEIVERGATSPEFPAGLSGLAWSEFQLNEFPAAATHFEQFTKEFPKNPLAAEASYMQGRSLESDQKLQPAVDVYQQTLKQFAPSRYAMLSGLQAARTLFQLKKIDEVNKAYEALLTKFPKPDNLDKILDEWALINYEAEMFDESDAIFRRLVKETPDSELADNARLSLAESDLIAGKLDAAAKEFDALQASENSDQKVQEVSLYRLIEINLEQQKWKEVEKFSQDLLKRFPQNEYAAFARFHQAEAALYLNQVEAAQKELLTLTTKEQTEQLGDRPWYPRVWVLLAETYFRQKKYAEVQKTVDQFRSWDPESPFLYQAEEVLGRSLKNQAKFDEARKVFQKIIDSENSRRTETAAKCQFLLAETLMIQEKFKEALLAYLQVDIQYKFPEWQAPALFQAGMCHEALKEWKQALKTYQDFLKRFPEHELAARVKERIQQVQPRAGT is encoded by the coding sequence ATGATGAATCAACGTTTCCGGCTCCCTTCCTTTGATGCCTTTTCCCTCCGCAGGTTCGCCCTGATTTTACTCTGCCTCTGCCTGCTCCCGACCACCCTGGTCCGGGCCGACAAAGCCAGTGATGAATTTCAGCTGGCCATCGGCCTCTACAAGCAGAACCGCTGGGAACTGGCGACCGAGACGTTTCAGAAGTACCTCAAGGAGTACCCCAACCACGAAAACGTGCCCCTGGCAAAATTCTACCTGGGGCTCACGCTCGTCAATCAGCAGAAGTATAAAGCAGCCCGCGACATTCTGCGGGAGTTCGTGAAGCAGTATCCCCAGAATAAAAATCTCCCCGACGCTCTGTATCGCGTCGCCGAGTGCAGTTACCTGCTCGATGACCTGAAAGCAGCCGAGTCCGAGTTCACCGACTTCCTCAAACGCTACCCCAATCACGCCCTCGAAGAATGGGCCTATGCCTATTTCGGGGATGCGCTGCTCCGGCAGGGGAAAGCCGACCTGGCGATCAAGAGTTTCCAGCGTTCCCTCGATCGGCACCCGGAAGGCGCCATGTCGCAGGACGCCCAGTTCGGTCTCGCGTCCGCTTACCTGCAGAACAAACAACCCGAGGAAGCAGAGAAACGCTTCCTGCAGATCGCCAGTCAGAAAACCCATTCCCGGGCCAGCGACGCCCAGATGGCACTGGCCACATCACTCTTTGATCGCGGACAATTCCAACAAGCCGCGGATGCCTTTCTGGCACTGCCCACCAAATTCCCCGAAAGTCCCCTGGGCATCACGGCTCGCCTGAATGCCGGCTATGCCTTTTACGATCTGAAACAGTACGACAAGGCCGTGGAACAGTTCGACATCGTCGCCAAAGATCCCGCGCAGGCCGCCAATGCCCTCTACTGGAAAGGGGTCAGCCTCAAAGCCGCCGGTCAGCTCTCGGAAGCCATCACCGCGCTGGAACAGGCCCAGAAAGCCAAACCTTCGTCCGCTCAGCAGCCCTTAATCAACTATCAACTGGCCGACGCCCTGCTCCGCAGCGGTAAACAGGCTCAGGCCAAAACCCTGTTCCTGGAACTGGTCAAGCAGTCGCCTCAGAGTGAGCTGGCTGACGACAGCCTGCACTTCGCCATCGAAGCCGCCCTGCTCAGCGATCAACTCGAAGAAGCCGCTCAACTCGCTGCCCGGTTTGAAAAAGAGTATCCCCAAAGTGGACTCCGCCTGCATCAGGAACTGCTCAAAGGACGCATCAGCGATGCCCAGGGCAAGCCCGAAGATCTGCAGGCCGCCGTCAAACACTTTCAAAACGTACTCGACCAGAGCAAGCTTGAGAACACACAACTGCTGGCCCGACTGTACCTCGCGCGGACTTATCAGAAGCTGAAAGAATACCAGAAGTCGATCGACGTTCTGAAACCGTACCTCGATGACACGAACACCGACAAAACCACCAGCGAATACGCGGACGCCCTGATCCTGCAGAGCAACAACTTCAACTCGCTGCAGAAATTCCCGGAAGCGGAGTCGCTGGCCAAAACGTATCTTAAGCAATTCCCCAATGAACCTCGCTACGATCAGATCCTCGCAAACCTGATTATCCTGACTTCCAAAAACAACAAGCCCGCGGAAGTCGATCAGTACCTGGCCGAACTGGAAAAACGCAAACCGAATCTCGATCTGCTGATCCAGACCTATCGACAACTGGCCGAACGCAATTACGAAAACCAGCAGTGGAGCCGTGCGAAGAAGTTCTTCGCTGAGATTGTGGAGCGCGGTGCGACCTCTCCCGAATTCCCGGCCGGCCTGTCGGGTCTCGCCTGGAGTGAGTTTCAGCTGAATGAATTCCCCGCGGCGGCAACACACTTCGAACAGTTCACCAAAGAGTTCCCTAAGAACCCGCTGGCCGCGGAAGCCTCCTACATGCAGGGCCGCAGCCTGGAAAGCGACCAGAAGCTCCAGCCCGCAGTCGACGTTTATCAACAGACCCTCAAGCAGTTCGCCCCCTCGCGTTATGCGATGCTCTCGGGACTGCAGGCCGCCCGCACGCTGTTCCAGCTGAAAAAAATCGATGAAGTCAACAAGGCCTACGAAGCCCTGCTGACGAAATTCCCCAAGCCCGACAACCTGGATAAGATCCTCGATGAATGGGCACTCATCAATTATGAAGCCGAAATGTTCGACGAGTCAGACGCGATCTTCCGCCGACTCGTCAAAGAGACCCCGGACAGCGAACTGGCTGACAATGCCCGTCTGAGCCTCGCCGAAAGCGATCTCATTGCCGGCAAACTCGATGCCGCCGCGAAAGAATTCGACGCCCTGCAGGCTTCCGAAAATTCCGATCAGAAGGTGCAGGAAGTCTCCCTCTACCGGTTGATCGAAATCAATCTGGAACAGCAGAAATGGAAAGAGGTCGAGAAGTTCAGCCAGGATCTGCTCAAGCGGTTCCCCCAGAATGAATACGCGGCCTTCGCCCGTTTCCACCAGGCGGAAGCCGCCCTGTACCTGAACCAGGTCGAAGCGGCTCAGAAAGAACTGCTGACCCTGACAACCAAAGAACAGACCGAACAGCTGGGCGACCGTCCCTGGTATCCACGGGTCTGGGTGTTGCTCGCTGAGACCTACTTCCGGCAGAAAAAATATGCGGAAGTCCAGAAAACCGTCGACCAGTTCCGCAGCTGGGACCCGGAGAGCCCCTTCCTCTACCAGGCGGAAGAAGTCCTGGGACGCAGCCTGAAGAATCAGGCCAAATTCGATGAGGCCCGCAAAGTCTTCCAGAAGATCATCGACTCGGAAAACAGCCGCCGCACCGAAACCGCGGCTAAATGCCAGTTCCTGCTCGCTGAAACCCTGATGATCCAGGAGAAATTCAAGGAAGCCCTGCTCGCCTATCTGCAGGTCGATATTCAATATAAATTCCCCGAATGGCAGGCCCCGGCCCTGTTTCAGGCCGGCATGTGCCACGAAGCTTTGAAGGAATGGAAACAGGCGCTGAAAACATATCAGGACTTTTTGAAGCGTTTCCCGGAACACGAACTGGCCGCCCGCGTCAAAGAACGCATCCAGCAGGTCCAGCCCCGGGCCGGCACCTGA